AAGCGGAAGGTCGTGCAAGCTTGGATCAGGCTACGCTTGAAAGTCAATCGATACATTACGAATTGTGGTCTTGAAAGACGGGCGTGAAACGTACTACCGGTTATGAGGAAATGGATTTGTTCCCAGTTCCTCGGTGAAGTCGGTCGAGTTGGAAATTCGCATGGTATTGTTAAATTGTGGTTGGATATCGCTGAACATACGCAGCGCACTGGGATTCCTCACCTGCTCTGAGTAAAACATGTTGTTCATGCAAAACGGATCACCGCTGCCGTCATCTGAGGATAGGTACATGAAGTTCTGCTCAACTTCAGCACGAGAATCATGGTTGGCCCGTTCCCTGAACTCCGCGTATGCGTCCACCTGAGCCTGCTCTGTTGATGAGGGATAAAAGATAAGGCCTCCCCAGTATGGATCCTGGCGAAATGGGCGCAGGTCAAAGCGAGTGACGATGCCAAAATTACCTTGGCCTCCCTTGAGTGCAACGAAGAGGTCGGCATATTCACCTTCGTCGTTGACATCGACTATCTCACCAGATGCAAGTACAACTTGCATGTTCAGCACATTATCGCAGGCCCAGCCGCGCATGGGAGAGAAGTTTGAAACTCCACCTGGAGATAAGATACCCGTTACGGTACGGGATATACGATTAGGTCTGCGGCATAGAAATATAGGCCTGGCTTCTAACTCTCAAGCAAACGTACCTCCAGTGATCAAGCCGCCCACGCCCACAGTGCCAATCTTTCCTCCAACAACGTCTAGCCCTAGAGGGTCAAGAGCCCTATGGACTTCTGTCCACCTGGCGCCCGGGCCCACAGAAGCGACGGTACCATCTTCATTTGTATTGACATGATTTAATCGTGACAAGTCAATTGTAACGCCATACTCGGTGTCTGCGAACCCAATATTGGGCGAGTGCCCGCCACCACGGACAGCGAATATAGCATCAGGAAGCTCAGCTAGCGTTTTGACTGCGGTAGACACATCTTCAGCGGTGGATGGGACGACAACGCAAGTGGGGCTTAGCCGTGTCTGTAGTGAGTAGTACGAGGCCGTTGAAGCGTTGTAGTTCTCGCTGCCAGGAAAGAAAACATTCTGCGGTAGAAAAGTGGAGAGCAGTCTGCAATGGAACTCCGGGGTTGTAAAGTCGGCCAACGCCGGAATGATAAGAAGCAGGAGACAGATGAAAACCGGGAGTCGCTTTGGAACAAACGTTCCATATGCGGACAGCCAGCGCATAGTTGCGAGCGTCGGGACTGGCAGAAAGTACCCAGTAGGTTTGAAGGAGTAGCAAGTCTACCCAGTGTCAATATGTGGTGGGCGTATCCTGTTAGATGAAAGGCCCTTGCTGCGTTGTCGAGATGCTAGAGCGAGTGTGAGAGGCAcaataatatagtttattccCTGTCAGGCCTACACCATCATCACACAGCATTTCACCGTGATACCAAGAATGTATAACCTTCAGCAGAGCAGGTCAAAAGGGCAACATAAAGGGGGATCTACGGGATCGGATGGCAAAGCTATACAGTCTTCCAGTATGCGAATACCTCAGTTTGCTAGACTAAACGCTAATATAGTACAGGAAGCACGGGTCTCATGAATAAGTCTGGTAGGCTCAAACCATGAACACCTCTTCCATAATGCGCCATGCCCGAGTGAAAAGTAAGAAAAGCAAGTACTTCTACAAATTCCGGTTGCCGGTTCAACAAGAAATAACCCAGCATCCGTGAAATAAATGGGGTGCCGTCAGGTGGCAGGGTCAATTTCGTCCATGTACATCCCACTCCCTTTGAGGTTAACAAATGTTGCCTTTGTTGAGTTCCCTTGAATCCGTGCCGTCTTCGCTCGAGTGACACGATCTGCTTGGACTCGTTGCTCACGAGCTTTTGTATCCGCTTCTCGAGCAGCCTCGGCCTGGTCCCAATACAAGGCTTTGTAAATCTGATCTGTGCCATTCATGATTTCCTTTGCCATGGATTTGACAGCCTTTTCTGCCGCAGCTTCCGTTTTCACTGCGACAGCTGTTTCCTCATCAGCCCGCTGCCGTTTTATAGCATGGTCACGCTCCTGTTGCTCAGAGCTCTCTTTCCGTTTTTTGGCCTCGACGAGCCTCTGGCGCTCTTCTTTAGCTGCGAGGTACTTCAGTGAGTGGCCCAATTTTTGGTAAACCGTCGAACTGATGTCCACTGGTGggcaggaaaagaaaagcacaCGACCTTGGTCGTCACAATGGAACTGCTGGCGGACATCCTCCGGAATTGCGGCATTTGCCGTGTCACTTAAATGAAACACTTCGATTGGCCGAGGAGCGTTGGAGTTGTACATAGCGGGTGGTCCTTGTGCGCGGCCCACTTGATATGGGGCATATTGCGGGGCCTGAGGGACAGCATATGAATGAGGGGTTGCCGCGCCTTGGTAAGCACCCGGCATAGGGCTCTGGGCTACAAATCCACTAGACCGTCTCTGTTGTAGTGCTGGCTGGTAAACCTGAGAGGGCGCGACCTGAGGTTGGTGATAGGGAACGGGGGGAACAGGAACTGGTGAGTGTTGCGCAATAGGAGCAACCGGCGACCGCACCGGAACAGGGCTTGCTGTGGCTAGGAGAGCGGCTGGGCTGTTCACAACAGCTTGTGTGGGCGCTTGGCTCATCGAGGCTTGTCGAGAAACCGAGGGGATAGAGGCTTGAGGCATGgtgggaggcggcggtgatggCGTTGGCTCCGGAGGAGGTGATTCCTGGAAGACATTGTCAGATCAGAGTTTATTCAATAATTTGGCGTGGTATGAGGATCATATTCACTTACGTTTTCATCTCGCGGACGACAGTGAACTGCGCCCACCATCGGCGGCGCATTTTCTGCTCCCCAAGTTGGTTTTGGTAAATCGTCTGTTTCTTTGGCATCGCTCTTCAGCAGATGTTTTATTGGGCTAGGGATTTTCTTGATCTTGCGAGGCAAATCAAACAAATCCATCTCATAATCCTTCTCCCGCACTTCATCAGGGAGGCAGCTGGCCCAGGTTTTGATCTTGTTAAGCTTATGCTTCTCTTCGTTATACCGAGCCTCGCATACATAAACCTCTTTATCAAGGGGGAAATCTCTGGGTCTTCCACGGTTGTACCGCGTGAAAAACATGACGAAGCAACGGTCAACAATCTCTTCGACTCGATGGTCTCGGTATTGACCAGTTTTTACCACCTCATTAGGATAGAAGTGTTTCTCGAAATGGTGAATTGTCTGTTCCGGGCGGTAGTACCAGCATGCGTTTATCCATTTGTCGCCATCGGAGTCCTGCCAGGTCCGGTAGATTTGCGCCACAACAGGTTTTGTCACATCGTTGGGATTTTGGATATGTACCCAATCGCCAACCTTCCATAGTTCGTCCTTGTGTAGAATTCCTTCTGGAAGCGGTAAGCGCCCGTCCTCCATTAAATATTCACTATCgggtttcttcttttcaACATCTGCAAGCCTTTTTGCTTCCATTTGGAGATCCACCGCATCCTTGTAGATCTGACTCTCCGACTGATTATAGGCCTTCGCGTTGTTAAACATAAGGTCCATATCCTTCATGAAATGGTCCACTGAATTGTACTTCTTCCGTTTCGACTTCCGCTTGATGATATCGATAGCAATTGGGTCTTTGGTCTCGATGTAGTAGTCCGGGTACACGCCTTTGTCAGGCAGGCGCTCGAAGTGCCGAactttgatttgatttccaGGCCCCTTAAGTTTCCGGATTCCCTTTAGGACAGCCTTGATCCTCGCTTCCATGGGTGTATCAACACGTGGAGGACGGCCTCGCTTTTTCCTCTGCTCGGGATCCGCAGATTTATTCCCGTCATCCTTTGTACTGTCTCGCTTGGACCCAGGGCGAGGGCCacgcttcctcttcctgcgACCTTCGTCGTCAgagtcatcctcgtcctcgtcatcctcttcgtcctcgtcctcgtcctcgtcctcctccggtAGCGGATCCGGATCCGGAATTTCGCCCAGGTCCGGGAATTCGGCCTCGTCGGTCGTGATGATACCTTCTTTGACTAATTTCTGGAATTCAGTAATGAAGGCATCCTTGACCACGAGTGAATCTTCGTATGCTTGGGAGTTGGGGCGGTTATAAGTTTGCGCATTATGCGAAATCTATATGTGCAGATCGCGTCAGACGAATAGCGACAGTGGTGGGGGAAAAAGTGCTAGGCTGAATGCCTTACCAAGGCACAGTCTCGCACAAACTCAGAGATGCTCTTGTACTCCCGTTTGTTGATCTTCTGCTTTAGGATACTAAGAGCCATTGGCTCTTTGATAATATCGTAATAATCGGGGACATTGCGCTTGTTGACACTGCGATGGAAAAGTCTCGAGGGATCGTGGCCACTGCAATGCGAAAAACGCGCGTGAGCCTAGGTCTTTATTTATCTGCGGCGGGCTCAAGACGGGGGAGCCGCCCTCCCTTGGTTTGTCACGCAAGATGTCTTGCAGGAAACttactcttcttctcgaaTGTCATAGATCGCCAGGACCACATCCATCATATACTTCCATTGCTCGTCTgtgatgatgctggggaCGCCATTGCCCTTGCCATCGCCCTCGATCGACTGGACGGGCTCCTCAGGAGTTGGTTGCGCTTGCGACGGTTCGGAGTTCTTCTGCATCGTGTTTGACCACCACGAGCATGTGGACAGCACCGCAGGTCAGAACAGATTTTTTAGAGCTGTGGGGAGTTTCTTGTCAATTGATTTCTTTCACTGGAAAGTAACTGAACATCTAGAGGCacgcaacagcagcaggtGAGAGGTTCTCTCAGCGAGTATGCTGACTAACTTCTACTAACTGACAGCCACAATTGATACCGTAACataaagtattaaagtaCGTCTTGGCGCTGTATATATACCGTATTATTACATACACGATATGTCGCTGATTAATAGTTAATCGAAGCCAGAAATTGGTGGCTAACTCGTCAATAAAGGTCATTACGGTGTATCATTGTACTTTAGAATTGAAAATATAGGGCACAGGGGAAACAATTAAATACTATCGTAACTATATCTTATCCTTTAGGTACCTAATAGCACTAAGTGGAGCTTGAACTGTGTCTGCGCGGACCATCAACTCTCAACACCACTACGTACGTAGTACTAATGCACAGTGATACTATGTACTTCATATGTATCTACGACTCCTACTCTTCTTGGCAGGATTTAAACTTTACTTATTCTTGGACTGTGCTCCCTGGGGTATACTACCCTCATGTATGGCTGTTCGGTTGAGTAATTACGTAGAGTTATTGCGTTCAAAGCCCGTTAATTCTGCTCTCTTGGTATTGGGAACTAGAAGCCAGACTAAGATATCGACGAGAGCGCCTATGTTAGCCTAGAAAACAGTTGTGCCTGTGCTGACCTTAAATTGCGCTCTCTTAGATAGCCTTTACCCGTGAGGCATGTGGAGTGTAGGCATGTGCGGTTTCTCCATTTCCAAGGTGCTGAACTAGTCAGAATAGGCGGCAAGCTCCagcggaagatgaaggtcGTGAGGAGGAGTATTTCAGATATGAGCTCGGCAGGCACTATAGACCATGTGTTGTGAAAAAAACCTATGTATATACTGCACAAAGCTTAGTGGGGTCAGTATGTGCTAATTGAAGAGGCTGCCTGTTCTATATTGATATGCCAGAGTAGCATCTATAAGTTATATTTTGCGTCGCCATGTCCCAGCGCGAAATCGCGGATGTTATATTAGTTATCCCTAGTTAGTATGAAGATATCTCTGCTTTAGAAGTGACACAATGTACTGCGTACAGTTTCAAGTTTTATCATTCCGTGAATATCCTTCCTAATATGAAACCATTGAGAAAATGCCTACTGACTACCTTTCTGAATCATGTCTTTAGcctatattatatctatgaTCTATGTATTATACCGGCAACAATCATGCCTCTGTCAATCTAGGTAATGGGAGCATGGCCGTACACCTAACTGCCGAAATCAAGATTACCATTCTGCATAATAGCCAAACTTCTCCACCAACGGCCGAGCCCTAATTTGGTAGCTCATTGACAGGCGGCACTCGGAGGAAGTACCAGCGTGAGGTGGCGGCCGAGGAATTGTAGACGCGGCGCGGCGGGATGGCCAATCTATGATTCGGGGGCATCCCCCGCACTTCGACATCGTCATTGTCCACAAAGTGGACCTCCAGTCCAAAGCTCGCCTTCTGAATTTGTTTAGACCCCCTGCAAGCCCGACACATCAGGGAGTATCTAAAGGTCGGCCACCATAAGCGCCAGAGTTAGGACTCTTTGGTTGTCGCCCTGGAACCTTGCACCTTCTGCCCCACAAACTGACTCGCTCTGCGTCACTGGTATTCAGTGGGTCCGATAAGTATCgctcgaccttcttccttccGGACTTTTCCTGTCAGTATCGAAATACCTTCGAAAATGAGGATTCGAATACGTGGGCCATCTGGTCAGTTCACTGTCGTTTTATCAGAAGATGCAACTTCTGGGGACCTTCGAAACGAAATAGTCGACAAGACGGGATTGACCGCATATGACGTGAAATATGGCTATCCACCGAAGCCGTTGTCGCTAGACCGCACAGAAAGATATCAGAAGCTTACGGAGCTTGGTGTTCAATTGGACCGGGAACAACTCATCATTACTGCCAAAGATAGTCTTGAGACCGAGCCGCCCGCTGGAAAGCAGGATgcttctactactactagtagtactatTCGACGACCCTCTCCGAAATCCTCTTTATCACGCAAACAAAACCCTGTTGCCGAAGATACACCTAAAGTCCCCTCGCTAGAGCATGACGGTATATTTGTCCTACGAGTGATGCCCGATGACAACTCGTGTCTATTCCGCGCAATAAGCACTGCACTCCTACCAGGTGCGGACACTATGGTTGAACTCCGATCAACTGTGGCCGAAACAATCCAGAGTAACCCTGATGTATACTCCTCCGCGATTCTGGAACAACCGCGAGATGACTATTGTCGCTGGATTAGAGATGAGTCTTCGTGGGGCGGGGCAATTGAAATGAGTATCTTGAGCAAGCATTTTGACATTGAGATCTGCTCGGTCGACCTGGGGAATCTCCGTATAGACCACTTCAATGAGGGTCAGAATAAACGGTGCTTTCTAGTCTACTCGGGAATTCACTACGACACCATTGCACTGTCTCCTGGTGATAATGCCTCACCGGAATTTGACACAACAGTGTTTGATGCATCAGATTCCTTGGTGCCGGAAAAGGCATTGGCCCTTTGCAGGATGCTGCAGGAAAGGAATTATTATACTGATGTGGCTGCATTCCGTCTCTATTGTAATACCTGCGGTGCTATACTGACAGGCGAAAGGGGTGCGAAAGAGCATACTTCGCGAACTGGACACACGGATTTTAGCCAGGTGGCTTAAATGCAACCACCTAAAGCCAACCACTCTTTTATTGCCGTCAGACCCAATGGGCATTCATCATAGAAATAAAGCCTTTGAGCACTGTTACACTTGACTAGATCTTAAGGAAAGCTGATTATGATATGTAACTCAATAGCGAGTAAATCATTTTCAGCCTTTTAAAAAGGGTCACAGAGCTAAATTAAAAGCAAGTTCATATGAGGTATCATTAGTTTACATTATAATTGCGTTATTCATACCATGTccacctcatcatcatcttcgtcatcgcCTGCTTTATCGCCGTTCTCTCGCCCACTATCTGCGCTATCCTCCGGCCCTCCCCATTCAACATCGTGATCAATCGGATTAGTGAAGAACTCGTGCTGCATAGCTTCTTTAGCACTTAGACGTTTGGACGGATCTAATTCCATCAATCCCGCTAAGAGGCGGGTAGCTTGTTTCTCGCTCTCCGTTAGTTCCTCTACACAACTAGACCACTTCACAAGCTTCTCCCAACTGTATCCCTTTTCCCCAATGGTAGGAATATTAGTCTCGAAGATCTGCCCGTGCATTGCTGCAGCGGTTTTCATGCGCCGGGTGCCGAATATGCTTGCCATCTCTATCAATGCGTCGACATCGTCAGCTGAGTTGAAAAACGGGAATCGGCGGCCAAGTAATGTTAGCAGAATGACACCAGCGGACCACATGTCGATTTTAGTTGTCTGCGACGTGCACTTGAAGAGGACCTCGGGTGCACGAAACCCGCGAGTTCCCGCGCGATTCGCACGCCTTGACGGCCGCGAGTCGCTTTTTGGATACCCCACGGCGAGGCCAGATGGCGAACAGTGGGAGTAGTGGTAGCTTTGCACGCATTTCGTGCGGCGCAGGTAGCTCGCGCTCGTACATAGACAAGTGCCGGTATACTCAGAACCTTCGCGCTCAGCCAGACCAAAGTCGACTAAAACGCCTTCTCGCAGGTCCGGGTTGTACAGGAAATTGGTTGGCTTGATGTCACGATGTAGTATATCATGTTTATGAACCGAGTGTAATGCAGTAAATAATGATCGAAAGTAATGGCGCATGTCCGCCACCATGAACGTCCTATATTGGAGCCGAAAGTCCGTGTGTGGAAAGAAGGGTAAAACTGCAACGACTTGATCATGGTGACGGAAAGCAGTTATCAAAGGGCAAACTGATCGGCATCCTCGGAGGTCATGTAGTAATTCAAGTTCATTTTGAATGCGGAGTGGGCTGCTCGTGACGTATATCTTCTTCAGCGCAACATATCGGGGTTTCCGTCGCCTAACGGGCATCGAATTACAGTTTTCTCCGTCGACTCGTCGCCTTTTTGACGGAGGATCCGTCCATTCATTGTTCTGTTCGTCTCGAAAAATGTCCCAATCGTTTCTATAGTGATCATATAATAGATCCTCGGCCTTGTACACGGTAGAGAAAGTGCCTATCCAGCGGATCGCCGGGTTAGTTGGGAAATCAGTCTCCCGGGCATACTGTATGGGAATCAAGATCCGTTGAAATCGTACCTTCACCGATTCTATTTACCAATCGAAAACGATCCGAAATTCCTGGAAAAGTGTCTTCAAGCTTTTTCATGTCTTCCTTGACCACCTcatcgacctcctccatATGCTCTTCCGCTTCTGGTTCATGTTCCTGGAAAGGTCGCTCTGCACGGCGGTCGCTTCCCGTGTTGGTGCCATTTTCCAGCGCGTGTTTGGATGGCTGTAACATGGACTGAGGGCGTTGGGAATCAGAAATACTTGTAGAGGCCGCCGTCGCGTCGAGCAGAGACATCGCCCGCCAAGGAGTGTAGCGAAGGGAGAAATATCAGGATTGGCGCAGTAACACTCAATTATAATCAGCATACACGAGAAAGGAGAGAGAGCCGGCACGCCTTATGGATAGCAGTGTATTGCGGAGAGGGATATCTTGTGTGGCGCGTATACCCAGGTTTCGCAGTGTAGCGTGGAAGACTTTGATAATTCTTCAAAGCAGCGTGCAAGATATCCGGATATAGGATAGTGTTGTTTATACCGAAATTTCATAACGAGTTTGTGAAATACGTGATATTGGCCAATAGAACTGAACTACCTATACCAGGGACCTACTTGCGTATTGTGGTTTAAATACGGTTTGTGTGAAATATTCCGTATTCATATTACATCTCCGCCTTCTCATGGTTGCTGGGAAAACCGTGCTAGTACTGACTGGAAGGGGAAAatacaaacaaaacaagTTTTCCGCCCGCAACAAGTTCGCATTTGATTCTCCTACTACCCCGCGACTGCGACTTACCTCGCAGCAAAACAACATACCCCCTCGTGGATAAACCATCAAAACCCCCGTTGCTGTCTCCATAATGGAGGACAGAATCAAATTTGACATCAACGAGTCTCTCAAATATTACTTGAGCGACCCGACCTCCGTGCCGACCCCCGAGGCCGATTCCGAGCTGCTGGATTTTGAAACTGAACCAGAACAGTTGTCCAGCACAATCATCGACAATGTATTGAATCAGATCGTGGATGCTGTGGCTGAAAATCCTGAAGGCCTGGCCAGAGCATCGTCATTTGACTCGTTGCAGTTTCTTCTAAAGTGCGCCTTCGCCCCTAACCCCGAGCCATTTGCTGGCCCTTTTGGTCCCAATTCTGAACTTTTGAATCTTTACAGATATTCCACATTTATTCCGACAAAGTCACTGAGCAAACTTCTCGACTTGATAGTATCCGGCCTATCAGTTGAGGCCGACATTATCCATGGGGATCTGGAATCCGATGAGCAGGACAGCATCCAACACCACAAGGAACTCCTGGAAATGTATGGCTTTATACTTCAATGGGCACTATCTGCGGTTGAGTTAAAAGCAGCGGAAAAACCAGCAGAGTCCGCACCCGCGCGTCGGGGCCCCGGTAAGTCAGGGAGATCTAAAACTACGAAGGATAGCAACTGGGATGGTACTGCTCAAATTCAAGTGTCAATGGAAACCATGTGCAAAGTCATGAAACTCAAACTCAGCAAAATATTTTTGACAACATCAGATCGTGACACGTTTATCAACCTCTTCACTCGCTCAATATATCTCATCTTAGAGAGCGAGCAGCGGGTGAAGAGTATGATGATCCGGATGCACGCTTTTAAGGTCCTGTGCATCGCAGTAAAACACCACGGCCACGGATTCGGTAAGCCCCTAGAGAAATTTGGGAAATGCTGCGAACTCTAAACCTGACTCTTGAACTAGGCGCCCAAACCTCCATCGTACAGAGCTTGACATACTTTGAGCATCTGTCAGAACCAATGGCAGAATTTTTACATATCCTTGCGGAGCAATACGACTACCCGCAACTCTCAGATGagattttaaagtattcAGTGGTCGCACAGTTTTTACTATTCTATATGAGCTAATCGGTTGCCAGGGAACTTGGAAACAAGGAATTCAATTCAAATGATACCAGAGGACCGAAGTCGGTTTCTGCATTCATCGTCAAACTTTCAGAGCTGGCCCCAAGGCTGATTATAAAGCAAATGACCCTATTAGCGAAACAGCTTGATAGCGAGGTAATATACCTATGTCCTGTGTGTCCTCCCAGTGAAGGAGCGGTCTAACTCTTCTACAGTCATATACTCTGCGGTGCGCGGTCGTTGAGGTATGTGGAAACCTCATAGCCGACCTCAGCAAACAGGAAGAGCGGACCGACAATTCCAAGACCCAAATTAACGCTTTTTTCGATGTCCTGGAAGAGCGTTTTCTAGACATCAACCCCTACTGCCGTTGCCGAGCCATCCAGGTTTACATGAGAATCTGCGATTTGGAACAGAAATTCCCGAAACGTCGGCAAGCAGCGGCAGAACTTGCAGCCAGGAGTCTTGAGGACAAAAGTAGCAATGTGCGACGAAATGCGATCAAACTGCTCGCAAGACTGGTCTCGACCCATCCTTTCAGTATCATGCACGGCGGACAGCTCTCGTTGAAGGAATGGGCGGAGCGCCTCGACGCTGTAGATGCCGAACTCAATGCATTGAAGCCCCCAGAGACACCAGGATTCGACGCCGGAGATGTCTCCCATATCGACAGTGAACTACTAGACGATGCAACACAATTACCCGATGATTCACCGTCCAAGGCACCGCGTATGacagaagaggaaaaggTTGCAGCGATGAAGAAAGCCGCCGAACAAGCAGCTACTTCAGAATTGCTTGCGCGGCTGCAACTAACCAGGAAATACTACAACGAAGCAATTCGTTTTATCGAAGTCCTCCACATGGGTTCCAGCGTCGTGTCTCAGCTTCTATCATCGAGAAACAAGAGCGAGGCAATCGAAGCAATGGATTTTTTTGTGATGCTGGATGCATACAAAGTTGAGACTGCTCGCACTGGAATTCGGCGAATGCTGAGACTTATTTGGACCAAAGGCAATAGTGATGAGGGTAAAGGAGTCCAAACCCACTTGATTGACTGTTACAAAGGTCTCTTCTTTGAGGCGCCGGACTCGTTTAGTCCGAACGATGCAGCAAACTATATCGCTCGGAACATGATCAGTCTCACATTTGGTGCCACACCTGCTGAACTTACATGCCTCGAACAACTTCTGAGCACTATGATGAAGGCCGATCATATACCTGAAGCTGTCATTGCTAAGCTTTGGCAAGTTTATGGCGTTCAGAAGAAAGAGATTTCAAGAACCCAACGTCGTGGAGCCATCATTGTTCTAGGCATGATTGCACTGGCTGATCCCGAGGTTGTTATCAAAGAGATTGAGATAATGCTTCGAATCGGTCTTGGGAGCTTCGGAAGATCCGACCTGATTCTTGCCAAGTATACGTGCATTGCGCTCAGGCGAATGGTACCAGGCCGCCAAGCCAAATCTAAGGAATCCAGCATTTCTAAGCTTACAAATGACCATGCTGTGCTGGTGAAACTCGCGGCCATAGTTGAGACGGTCTCGGATAGTAAAGAGTGGTACGGGGTTGCTGAGCAAGCTATCAGTGCCATATATGCTTTATCCAAACATCCGGATGTTCTTTGTTCTGACATTGTTAAACGAAAGACAAAATCTGTTTTCCAGCCCCAGATCCAATGTCCGTCTTCAAATAGCTccggaaatgaagaagaacaacgccCTGGGACAGCCTCAACCGAGAAGTCTGTTTCAGGACAAAAGACCTCTTCTGCCGCCCTGTCTCAACTTCTCTTTGTCGTCGGCCATATTGCAATCAAGCAGATTGTTCATCTGGAGCTGTGTGAACTGGACTTCAAGCGTCGGAAGGCCGAACAGGAGAAAAATAAACCTCTCACTGCAACTCAGAACAACGACGAAGCTATCGAGAATGATGAGTTGGACCTCATCGGTGGCACGACTGAGGACGATTTCACAGAAGCAATGGCGCACATCCGTGAGCGGGAATTGTTGTACGGCGAGAACTCACTACTGTCGAACTTCGGGCCTTT
The nucleotide sequence above comes from Aspergillus puulaauensis MK2 DNA, chromosome 3, nearly complete sequence. Encoded proteins:
- a CDS encoding FAD-binding oxidoreductase (CAZy:AA7;~COG:C;~EggNog:ENOG410PINF;~InterPro:IPR016166,IPR006094,IPR036318;~PFAM:PF01565;~SECRETED:SignalP(1-30);~go_function: GO:0016491 - oxidoreductase activity [Evidence IEA];~go_function: GO:0050660 - flavin adenine dinucleotide binding [Evidence IEA];~go_function: GO:0071949 - FAD binding [Evidence IEA];~go_process: GO:0055114 - oxidation-reduction process [Evidence IEA]), with protein sequence MRWLSAYGTFVPKRLPVFICLLLLIIPALADFTTPEFHCRLLSTFLPQNVFFPGSENYNASTASYYSLQTRLSPTCVVVPSTAEDVSTAVKTLAELPDAIFAVRGGGHSPNIGFADTEYGVTIDLSRLNHVNTNEDGTVASVGPGARWTEVHRALDPLGLDVVGGKIGTVGVGGLITGGGVSNFSPMRGWACDNVLNMQVVLASGEIVDVNDEGEYADLFVALKGGQGNFGIVTRFDLRPFRQDPYWGGLIFYPSSTEQAQVDAYAEFRERANHDSRAEVEQNFMYLSSDDGSGDPFCMNNMFYSEQVRNPSALRMFSDIQPQFNNTMRISNSTDFTEELGTNPFPHNRYLIQACTTFRFSPAILPQILKLWIGYRDEMQSARIPNIMLALTILDVPVLLPTSHNSLGFPRGSQPDRELALGLISVYWLSDEYSSMMERATRTLLHDIDVVIAKNGLSYPYRYINYANSAYQDPLRGYGRKSLQHLVRMSKKYDPNRVFQEKVPGGWKLPLDEFS
- a CDS encoding putative RSC complex subunit (RSC1) (COG:K;~EggNog:ENOG410PFM0;~InterPro:IPR036427,IPR027180,IPR001025,IPR018359, IPR043151,IPR037382,IPR001487;~PFAM:PF01426,PF00439;~go_component: GO:0016586 - RSC-type complex [Evidence IEA];~go_function: GO:0003682 - chromatin binding [Evidence IEA];~go_function: GO:0005515 - protein binding [Evidence IEA];~go_process: GO:0006338 - chromatin remodeling [Evidence IEA]), coding for MQKNSEPSQAQPTPEEPVQSIEGDGKGNGVPSIITDEQWKYMMDVVLAIYDIREEDGHDPSRLFHRSVNKRNVPDYYDIIKEPMALSILKQKINKREYKSISEFVRDCALISHNAQTYNRPNSQAYEDSLVVKDAFITEFQKLVKEGIITTDEAEFPDLGEIPDPDPLPEEDEDEDEDEEDDEDEDDSDDEGRRKRKRGPRPGSKRDSTKDDGNKSADPEQRKKRGRPPRVDTPMEARIKAVLKGIRKLKGPGNQIKVRHFERLPDKGVYPDYYIETKDPIAIDIIKRKSKRKKYNSVDHFMKDMDLMFNNAKAYNQSESQIYKDAVDLQMEAKRLADVEKKKPDSEYLMEDGRLPLPEGILHKDELWKVGDWVHIQNPNDVTKPVVAQIYRTWQDSDGDKWINACWYYRPEQTIHHFEKHFYPNEVVKTGQYRDHRVEEIVDRCFVMFFTRYNRGRPRDFPLDKEVYVCEARYNEEKHKLNKIKTWASCLPDEVREKDYEMDLFDLPRKIKKIPSPIKHLLKSDAKETDDLPKPTWGAENAPPMVGAVHCRPRDENESPPPEPTPSPPPPTMPQASIPSVSRQASMSQAPTQAVVNSPAALLATASPVPVRSPVAPIAQHSPVPVPPVPYHQPQVAPSQVYQPALQQRRSSGFVAQSPMPGAYQGAATPHSYAVPQAPQYAPYQVGRAQGPPAMYNSNAPRPIEVFHLSDTANAAIPEDVRQQFHCDDQGRVLFFSCPPVDISSTVYQKLGHSLKYLAAKEERQRLVEAKKRKESSEQQERDHAIKRQRADEETAVAVKTEAAAEKAVKSMAKEIMNGTDQIYKALYWDQAEAAREADTKAREQRVQADRVTRAKTARIQGNSTKATFVNLKGSGMYMDEIDPAT
- the OTU1 gene encoding ubiquitin-specific protease OTU1 (BUSCO:EOG09263S1E;~COG:O;~EggNog:ENOG410PJ6G;~InterPro:IPR039138,IPR003323,IPR038765;~MEROPS:MER0116559;~PFAM:PF02338;~go_function: GO:0004843 - thiol-dependent ubiquitin-specific protease activity [Evidence IEA];~go_function: GO:0101005 - ubiquitinyl hydrolase activity [Evidence IEA];~go_process: GO:0016579 - protein deubiquitination [Evidence IEA];~go_process: GO:0030433 - ubiquitin-dependent ERAD pathway [Evidence IEA]); amino-acid sequence: MRIRIRGPSGQFTVVLSEDATSGDLRNEIVDKTGLTAYDVKYGYPPKPLSLDRTERYQKLTELGVQLDREQLIITAKDSLETEPPAGKQDASTTTSSTIRRPSPKSSLSRKQNPVAEDTPKVPSLEHDGIFVLRVMPDDNSCLFRAISTALLPGADTMVELRSTVAETIQSNPDVYSSAILEQPRDDYCRWIRDESSWGGAIEMSILSKHFDIEICSVDLGNLRIDHFNEGQNKRCFLVYSGIHYDTIALSPGDNASPEFDTTVFDASDSLVPEKALALCRMLQERNYYTDVAAFRLYCNTCGAILTGERGAKEHTSRTGHTDFSQVA